CCAATAAACACAGCCATTTTGATCAGACTAACACCTATGCCTCTAATTTATACTTGTCGATCCATGTTTGAGAGAGCGATTTGATTAAATCAGTCATTGCCAGCTTACAAAACAGTTGCAATCAGCCTGCCTCGGCAGTATGAAGGAAAAAGACGATAAAGCACAGCAACAATTTGTTAAAATACATAAAGTTTGCCATCGTTGCAAAGCTAGGTCAACAGGTTTAGCGTGAATTTATTGATAATGCAACAGCGAAACAGTCTTCAGAAAGATCGGATTTAAAAGTAATAATATTCACCCAAATTGTTTTGTAGACTTAATCCAGAATATTATATTACGAGTGGTGTATGTCTCAAGTAATGATCTCAagaatatttcatttaaagataaaattttaaataaaattaaaaatagataATTGAACACAAATCATCATTTTGTATCTTATTACCGTAAGGAAAAGTGTTACACAAACCAATCTAATGCTGAtgaaaacttttgtttttattgaacTGTGTCAAAACATAATGCGTACACCGAATCGTCCGTCACCGAGGACATTCGACTTCCAATCCGCAAAAGTGGTCCATTATCATGTACGAACAAAATGCTCTTAGTATGGAACGGAAACTGGCTCATCGGGATTGCAAAGACCCGCGTAATCGGAGTTGCAACCCTTCGTACATCCAGAGCACGGTTCGCCCTGAGCATACATCGGCAGACCGACGACGTCCGTGAAGGAATAGTTGCACACCAGATACATGTAGGGGTTTCCATTTTCTGGCCACTGGCTGATGGCACATCCGATCTTGTTTGCCTTATCCGCGGCCAACACGGCGAAGTGGAAGATCATGGTGCTAGAAAAATGATAGTAGATCGTTAGTATGACTGTATACTCGGCGCTGAACGTTCAATGCGATGCTGTACACTTACTGTCTGCCTGGATCGTACATCGCCTTAACCATGCGCGAGTTCACATCGAGACGCTCGTCCCACCAGGACGAGATGAGATCCTTCACCACCTGCGGGATGTTGTCGATCGATGGAGCCGTCGTCATGATATGGTTCAAATTCTGGCCCGAGTAACGATGCTTGGCAGTGTTGTGGCAATCGTCATGTTTCTGCACACATCGGTTGGCATTAAGCTTGGCGAGCTTAGCCAGCTCATCATCCCAAGTCTGCAATGCAATAGGAACTCATGTATCGTTTGTCTCTGGAAGCAACAATTTAAACCGAAACTTACCATCGTAGTCATCTGCTTGGCCTTCGGCAGCCATTTAAGTCCACCAGTTGCAACGGTGCTACGATACTTGTTGTGCTCGTCCAGGATGATCTTCTTCAGCTCGTCAGTCATCTTCACCACCTTGGCTCCGGCCGGACAGTTGCTGGTGAAGCCTCCCGGGTTGTTACATCCAATGTGATCATTGCCAGGATCACACAGATCCGGCTTACAATAATCCTGAGCCACAGTTGTCTTCAGAGCAGCTGCAACAACGaccgccagcagcagcaccatcttGCCCTTTCCACTCGACATCTTTTCAACAATCTTTGACACCGCGAATGAAGTATCCGATCGACTTCTAGCACCGTCCAGTGCCTTCTAAACACTGATATGTTGGAGGGAAACTCGTAGAAAATTTATACTCTATTCGTTTTCTCATATAGATTACCGATACAATTTTATCACAAGAAAGGCATCGGTTTCGATAGAATTCCCTTCCACAGTTCTCTCACAGATCTGCTTTACTGGttgcaagcaacaaaaaaaaaatgcgatcGTGCTCAACAAATCACTTGCAAGATTTAAGCAACACGATAACACCAATGTAGTTGCACAATTAGGGCTTCGTAGTAGATTAAAGCCGATTAGCTTACGATTATCTCAACGCGTATGGCATATCGTAAATtgcaaaaatgcaaatgtaatattttacaCACAGATTACATTCGCTGATAAGATTTGCGAGACATTATGCAATTGTGCTGATAACAAACagatgtagaaaaaaaatcatatagCGCCAATTAAACTGCAATGAGGCAGCTGATGTAGGTTGATAGAAACCGGGTTCACGTGTGCACAATGGATACAATTCACGCAGTGACGTAAATTAAACGCACCTTTGCACGTGTCCCTGGAACAAACGCATcgtttttcggtttgtttcgaTTTAGCATATCCcttgtaaaaaaatgttacagctttcaatatttttttttactgaacAAGAAGAGTTCTCTtatataaacatttttacgAGTCtctttggaaatatttttataatataaattaacttaCCAATGAATTATATCTCTCCATATTTGCTTGGTGATTAGTAATGTGCCACAATGAtaattaataacaaataaaGTATTTGATCAATCTTTTAAACACTTTACTGTTAGAAGTATTCGGAACCAAATGTTATTTTGGAACACAGAATGATATTAAACTAAACAAGTTTGATTGAAACTAGTGGGGAGGCTTCTGTTTACATATAATACAGTGGGGAAGATTTTACATATAATCTATAGAGAATAATGTGGAGATcatggagcggcccggtggcatgatggcaGCGGAGCCGGGcttcacacgaacgggccggaccaaatcccatccggaccaatcccccgtagcaaggactggctaccggctacgtggtaaaatatgtcgatacggccaggccgttctaacgaaacgaaaaaaattgTGGAGATCATCGGAGAAGAGTAAAATAACGCTGAATGTACTTTGGTACTTTATTTTGGATTATTAACCAATGTCAAAGGACCGCATagagaaaatttattattcctCTCTTTTTAGTCCTCTTGAAAATTTGACTCGAAGTAACACTTTGATGAGGCCTCAACAATTCGTTAtcatagatttttttttgttgactaCTGAACGAACGAGTTACTCTCTGGAATAATGCGTTCTTGCCACTTGTTGTTCTCTTGAATGATGTGAGGTGTCAATGAAATGTTCTGCTGTGTTATCCACATCACCTGTATGAAtaaaagaatgaaaatgaatgtcAACGAATTCGACAGCgatattaaaaacatattcaCGCACATCTACGCGCTTAAGTaaaggatgaaaaataaatatattaaaatgcaCTTACCGTGCATGAAGATGGTAAAATATTCCGTATCATTCGTTTAAATGCAATGTTCCATGTGATTGCATGCGTTCAggtgttcaatgatttgaattaTTCCCGGGAAGAGAAACACGCTGTTGCAGAAGaataacaaacgaaacaaaaaaaactatgaaACATTTAGCGCAGCGAATAGTTCACATCCATCATCTATCAACTCCCAATGGGTACGAATACTTCCCACATGCATCGGTAAAAGCGCATTCGTGTTGTGCTGATGGATCGACAACAGAAGGGGTCTGGAGGTAGAAGTTATTCCACCGCACACCAGCTTTGCTAATTAAATCCATTTTCCATGCACGATTAGCATCGCACCTCAGAGCTCTCCTGTTGCTACTTAATCCACTTCGTACACACACCCTTCAGCGCTGCTCGCACATACGCATTCGCTTTGCATTGGAAGGAAGCCAGAAAGGTGGTGAAATTGATTAACGTCGACTCGGTGCGAATATGATTGTGTTGAATGATGGCACTGAAAGATCGGCATTATTACCGATGTTGATTGGTTTCCTATTACCCAGCACAAAACTGTGGCCATCAGCCATTGCATTACAGTGGCCTTTTGCCTGTTAGACGAAGATTCCCTTGTACTTGTtgatctgcaaaaaaaactcgttAATAATTTTAGATCGATTGCTCCGGATAGAGTGCATTCAATAGAAAATGTTCAACCTAATCTCTGGAATCGGCATATTGTCCATTGAAAATTGATCCAAGCAATCCGAGCAATAGAGAATATTGATTGTTTGAAATGCATTCCGCCACTCTGTTGGATATTAATTATTCCATTCGCTTTAATCTGGCCGGGTTTAAGCCCGAGcacataaatttaatttaaccgACGCTAATACTCACATTCTTCTCAGGACCTCTCGGTCGACACATCACACTCCAGTATCACTTACGTATGTTTGAGTATCACTTGGTGGGAGGAACTGTTTTGTTACTGCATTTTTTCTATGTTCATCGCATGGCCTACTCAGTGCACATGTTGCTTCTGGTAATGAAATATTATGGCTGCGCATTCTACTGCGTTGAGCGACACCTTCATTACGGGTAATCAATTTCATTGTGgttattaattatttctcTTTCGCGAACCACGGTGTCTGCGACGGTGGCGGTGGTACATCAGATGCGTTGCGTGTTTTTACCACAAACATTATCAATTCACTGCTGTTAAAgattattttcataaattaaattcgCATCAGCGTTGCAGAATAGAGGCAGCGCACGGTATGCGCAAAATTGCAACTTTACTTCATTACGGAACCAATTGGCAGAAGGTTAAATAATTGATGAATGAGcatttttaatcgtttttcgatatattttttttacattgcaGCACTCATGTGACATATTTGCATTCTATCGACATATCGACATTCGACTGAACATTAAGTATCACCATTCGTGTGACACTTATTTTCAAATTGGTGCTATCAATTGTAGTAAATGCTTTCTATTGAAATTGATCCTTTTCTGACGCTGCAACTGCTGTGAATCTTGCCCCTAGTTACAGTATGCATGTGCGTGACTAATAGTATGTGATTTTATTAAATCCTGCTTTATCTATTACTCTGTTTGAACTTAGTGGatcaaacagaacaaaatctGTCGGAGATTGGATGCAGCCGCGGGTGAAGACCACCAGCCCTGGATCGACATTCTAAAAAACGGACTGTTTACGTGGACAGGTTAAgaagattttatttatttatttgtttagctTCCCTTATGACGGCTATGACGGACATTAACTGGATTTAAATTTTCAGACACCaacaaatacattttaaaattccGGTTAGCGgtcattttaatttatttcgcaacatttattttcaaaagatACACTGAACATTTCACAGCTAGATGGCGCTTTGCATGCCTTGTGGGAACGGCGATAGTTTTATTCGAACAATGCACCAAATTCCATTTCATACAAGGCagttttttaattcatttcaaattgTGAATAACTCCAACCACAATGAAACTAAAAAAGAACTACAAGTATTGCAGAACAGCTCAAAAacacttttaaatttttatgtgCAATGTGTCCTTCTCTATAATAATACGCCCTGGGACTAATTATGTTTTAACAACCAAAGGTTCATAAAATAAGCTTGTCAGCAAGTAACCAAGCATTATCTGAAAACTGTATATCATGGATCTAATCATACTCACAatgaaaaatcgatcgatgcatggaattttataataattctAACAATTTCACGCTATAGCCACCCTGTACATCGGACAAGTACATTTTTGAACAATTATGACAGCTACAACTCCCATAGTGTGCTTTTGACAGTTACGagttttgtaaacaaacaatagaCCAATAACAACATCTTTGCCGCTAGTcgaacgaaacacacaaaaaacagcttaaattttaaattcgaTACATTTTACCATGTCCGAGGACGATAATTGGTCGGTAAATTGTTTCGATGCAAGCGACTGGATGCCATCGCCGGAAGAACTGGAAACGGCGTACTGTGCTCTGGAAAAGGGAACTTACACACTGGAACTGAACTGGAAAAACCCTGGACGCAGAGCACCTTCTCCGGCGAAAAAGGACGAACCAAAAGTTACCGAAATAGTTGATAAAGAAGCGTAAGTACCCTACCCATTCCCCGAAGGAACCGTGTGCTTATACTTTCATCATCCGTTTCGTTCTAGTGCGGCTAAAAACAAAGAATTCGATTTCATGGATGACGTCGCACTGCCACAGATGCGCGTCCGCGGCCAAACTTCCGGCCCGAAAGGATCCGCCAAAAAGAAGACGACCAACTTTGCCGGTGTGCTGGATCACATGAAGAAGCACGGCCGGTTAACACAGTCCAAGGATAGTTCGGGCACGTAAACGGGTACCGGGGTTGCAAACGGGTGGTGGTGTTAATGTTTTACACTCCCTCCCTGCTGAACGGTGTTTGGTGTTGGTTGGGTGTGATCGGGCTGATATTTTTAAGTAACGTGCAGCGAGTCAACGCGGCAAATGGGAAATATTCCCGACCATGTGGTCACAACCCGTTGAACCACGTCAATCATGTAGCCGGTGCCCGTAGCGTAGTGAAAGGTGGCCCGGTCAATGCGCGGTGAGGAGAAGGTCAGCAAAGGGACAAATTAATAGATCGATCGACCGTTAAACGACAGTAAacagtttataaataaaatttacgaTGAAGGTTTTACGCTTTGCTGCCAAACGTTGGTAGCAGGAAGAGCGAACAGAATTGACCCATGGCTGCACTCATCGTAAATAAATAGCAGCTGTTGTAATAATTCATCGAACACTATAGTATTTTAAGCAAGCACACAATTTACTGTATTTCATAAACGAGGAAGAATAAtagttttattcattttatatattttatattcttGCGGTACGCGACTTTACGCGGTTGACAAAACGATCCGAAACATTGTAAATAATATGCTCAGGTCGTAAAGAGCAGAGTAACGAAACACCTATTGCAAGGTATCATCTCACCGTAGCGAAGCGGCAATGTTTGTGTATGCGGCACCTTGGACCACAGGGTCCACACGGTAAATCGGTTATATGCAGGTTCGACTGGCAAAGGTCCAACAATCATTAGGCGAAATTCCTTTCGAATCGTTGCGCGTCATGTTTTCTGGTCAGGAAATGTGTTTCAAAGTTTTCGCGCACCGGATCATCGGTGACATTTTTATAACTCGGTTTCTCGGATTCAATTCAGGTCACGAACTCCCAactttgttcccgcagcaaGT
The Anopheles moucheti chromosome 2, idAnoMoucSN_F20_07, whole genome shotgun sequence genome window above contains:
- the LOC128310560 gene encoding antigen 5 like allergen Cul n 1-like, which translates into the protein MSSGKGKMVLLLAVVVAAALKTTVAQDYCKPDLCDPGNDHIGCNNPGGFTSNCPAGAKVVKMTDELKKIILDEHNKYRSTVATGGLKWLPKAKQMTTMTWDDELAKLAKLNANRCVQKHDDCHNTAKHRYSGQNLNHIMTTAPSIDNIPQVVKDLISSWWDERLDVNSRMVKAMYDPGRHTMIFHFAVLAADKANKIGCAISQWPENGNPYMYLVCNYSFTDVVGLPMYAQGEPCSGCTKGCNSDYAGLCNPDEPVSVPY
- the LOC128297934 gene encoding uncharacterized protein LOC128297934, whose amino-acid sequence is MSEDDNWSVNCFDASDWMPSPEELETAYCALEKGTYTLELNWKNPGRRAPSPAKKDEPKVTEIVDKEAAAKNKEFDFMDDVALPQMRVRGQTSGPKGSAKKKTTNFAGVLDHMKKHGRLTQSKDSSGT